AaatcatacatttttataataaacggGCACAACATAAACATTAGACTGCATGATAAAAATCCCTTGAGTTTTGATCCATAAATAATCAATTGGAAGATTATTATGCTCAGTTGTAAAATAAACTACACAACTTATTCATCAAACAAATCACTTTGCTTCTTCACAAACGATGCACTCGCACAAAGGAAATCAGTTTCACTCTGCACTGCTTTCAAACATTCACTATTGTCAACACTCTTATAGATCAGATCCATGGTTTCCATGTCCTTCTTTGCTGTTTCACACACTTTATCTAAGGACGCTAATTCTTCTACCTCAGCAGAGAGTAAAGCCTCCATTAAAGCACCTCTTTCTACCCTTTGCCGTAAAGAAGCTACCTCCTCTTTTAACTTCTCATAGTCTGAATCCGATGTTTGTTCAAGCTGCACTTCATCTTCAGGCAACAACACATTCGGAGGGATCTTTAACATGCGTTCAATCTCCTCATCAATAGCTGCGAGAGATGGTCCAGCACGCTCACAGTATAAACGAATTAGCTTATCACATGACCTCGTTAGCGTCGCTTTGTCTGTTTCGTTCAGATCCAAAGATTCTTGCAAATAAGATTCCATGTCTTTCACGCCGTTCGTAATTTTTTGCTCAACCATTTGTCGTACAGCTATTTTGAGGCGTTGTGCACCAAAACCGAAATGCTGTGTTTCATACTCTTCATCTGTACCTCCAGTCCACGGCTTTGTTTTAATCATGTTTGTTGCAGATACTTCTAAAACTGATATAACGAGATTTTATAGATCTTCAAAACGTTACGTACGTTGGGAATAAGTTTTTGGTAAACAATGATTTGAATCTTCAAACGTACAAATTGACGCAG
This genomic interval from Helicoverpa zea isolate HzStark_Cry1AcR chromosome 18, ilHelZeax1.1, whole genome shotgun sequence contains the following:
- the LOC124638870 gene encoding protein MIS12 homolog gives rise to the protein MIKTKPWTGGTDEEYETQHFGFGAQRLKIAVRQMVEQKITNGVKDMESYLQESLDLNETDKATLTRSCDKLIRLYCERAGPSLAAIDEEIERMLKIPPNVLLPEDEVQLEQTSDSDYEKLKEEVASLRQRVERGALMEALLSAEVEELASLDKVCETAKKDMETMDLIYKSVDNSECLKAVQSETDFLCASASFVKKQSDLFDE